The Streptomyces sp. NBC_01276 genome contains the following window.
GTCCAGGACGGGCCGCAGGGTGGCGCTGACCCGGTCCGAGCGGGACGCCCAGACGCCGAGCGGCAGGGCGAACACGAGTGTGACGAGGGTCGCCACGAGGACCAGCGACAGCGTGGACATGGCTTCGTCCCACAGCGCCACCGAGTCCACGAGCGCGAATCCGGCGAAGGCCAGCAGGCCGGCGAGCAGCCCGCGCAGCCACCAGGCGGCGACCGCGAGGATGCCCGCGAAGAGCAGCGGGGCGGGCGCGGAGAGCACCGCGTCGATGCCGTCGTAGAGGCCGGTCACGACGGTGCTGATGGCGTCGAAGAGCCAGGACAGGTGGCGCTGGAGGAAGTCGACGGTGCTGTCGGCCCAGGCGCCGAGGTGCAGGCGGGGCATCAGGCGGCCACCTCCGCGCAGGCGCAGGCCATCGGGGGCCGCTGTTCGTCACCGATGAAGGCGATGAGCCGGTCCTGCGGGACGGAGCCGACGACGGCCCCCTCCGCGTCCGTGACGCTCACCGCGTGCGGGACCCGGGCGCTGACGGCGCACAGGTCGGCCAGCGGGGTGTCGGCGCTGACGGTGGGGCAGGTGCAGCCGTCCGCCCCGTCGGGGGCGTCGTCGGGGGCCTCGTCCATGACGGCGTCGGCGGTGAGCACGCGCGAGCGGTCGACGTCCTGCACGAAGGAGGCGACGTAGTCGTCGGCGGGACGGGTGAGGATGTCCTCTGCCGTGCCCTGCTGGACGATGCGGCCGTCGCGCATGACGGCGATGGAGTCGCCGAGTCTCATGGCCTCGTTGAGGTCGTGGGTGATGAAGACGATGGTCTTCTTCAGCGTCCGCTGCAGTTCGAGGAGCTGGTCCTGCATGTCGCGGCGGATCAGCGGGTCGAGGGCGCTGAAGGACTCGTCCATCAGGAGCAGGTCGGCGTCGGTGGCCAGGGCGCGGGCGAGGCCGACGCGCTGCTGCATGCCGCCGGACAGCTCGTCGGGCCAGGACTTCTCCCAGCCGCCGAGCCCGCACAGCGTCAGCGCCTCGGCGGCGCGCCGTTCGCGCTCGGCCCGGGGGACGCCCTGGACCTCCAGACCGTAGGCGGCGTTCGCCAGCACGTCGCGGTGGGGGAAGAGCGCGAAGTGCTGGAACACCATGGAGATCCGGGTGGAGCGTACGTGGCGCATCTCACGCGCCCCGAGCCCGGTGAGGTCCTCGCCGTCGAAGAGGATGCGGCCCGCCGTGGGCTCCAGCAGACCGTTGAGCATCCGCAGGAGGGTGGACTTACCGGAGCCCGAGAGCCCCATGACGACGAAGATCTCGCCGGGCTCGACGCGGAAGGAGGCGTCGATGACGGCCGCCGTCGTGCCGTCGGCGCGCAGCTCGTCGCGGTCGGCGCCGCGTTCGAGGGCCCGGACGGCGGCCGTCCTGTCGCCGGGTCGCCTTGCGAACACCTTGTAGACGTGTTCGGCCTGGAGCGTGGACACATGCACCTCGTGGGTCGTACCGGGTCCGGCGCACCGCTGGCGGCGGTGGCCGGGGAGCGGGGCGGGATCGGCCCGCGCGGTCCGCGCCCGCGGCCCGATCGGCCGGAGGGCGTGGTTCCGCTCCAGTGGCGCGCTTGCCCCGGCCCGGCCCCGGCAAACGGCCGGGTGACGCAGCTCACGGTGCGCGTCACGACTCCGGTCAGACGGTGCGTGCGGACGCGTGGGTGGGCTCGGGGCCGGGGTCGGCCAGCATCGAGGCCCGCAGGTGGGCGAGCAGCCGGGTGAGCAGGCGGGAGACCTGCATCTGGGAGATCCCGAGTTCGGCGCCGATCTGGGCCTGGGTCAGCTCCTCGCCGAAGCGCATCCGCAGCATGGCGCGCTCGCGCTCACTGAGGCGTTCCAGCAGCGGGGCCAGGGTCTGGATGTCCTCGACCAGCTCCATGGCCGGCTCCTCCTCGCCCATGACGTCGGCGAGGGTGTGGCCTTCGGCGGGGCCGTCTCCGTGCTCGCCCTGCGGGGCGTCCAGGGAGCCGCTGGTGTGGCCGTTCGCGGCGACCAGCCCCTCGATGACCTGCTCGTCGGTGAGGTCGAGGTGCGCGGCGAGGTCGGCGACGGTCGGCGAGCGGTCGAGCCTGACGGTCAGCTCCTCCTTCGCCTTGGCGATGTCGATGCGCAGCTCCTGGAGCCGGCGCGGGACGCGGACCGCCCAGGTGGTGTCGCGGAAGTGGCGCTTGATCTCGCCTGTGATGTACGGCATCGCGAGGGTGGAGAACTCGTTCTCGCGGTCCGGGTCGAAGCGGTCGATGGCCTTGATGAGGCCGATGGTGCCGACCTGGACGATGTCCTCGATGTCGCCGTTCTCACCCCGGCCGCGGAAGCGGCGCACGGCGTACTGGACGAGTGAGGCGTTCATCTCGATGAGCGTGTTGCGGACGTACTGGTACTCCGGGGTGCCCTCTTCGAGGACACGAAGGCGTCGGAAGAAGACCTTGGAGAGCTCGCGGGCATCGGCCGGAGCCATCTCGCGGGGTTCGTCGATCCGGGGCAGGCCCGCGGTGCGGGCGGCCTCGGCTGTGCGGCGGGGGCACGGGAGCGCGGCGGCTTCGACGGTACGGGTGCCGGGGACGGCGCTGGAGGTGGTGCTGGCGGAAACCGGCATTCGGGTTCGCTCCTTGGGCTGGTCGGCTTGCGGCGCGGGACCTTGACTGCCGTAGATGCTGGCCTTCTTCTTCTCGTACGTCAAGAATTACCGGAAACCCGTTTCGCGTCTTGCGTGACATGAATCATGTACCGCATGATGACGGCATGGGGAGCATGACACGTCGACAGAACTGGACATTCCTGACAAATCACGCCCGCGTCCTGGTGACCATCGCCCGGGATCCGGCCGTGCGTTTGCGGGATGTGGCCGTGACGTGCGCGCTCACCGAGCGCACCGTGCAGACGATCGTCGCCGACCTGGAATCCGACGGATATCTCCAGCGGGTGCGTGACGGACGTCGCAACCGGTACGAGATCTCGGCGGGTGCCGTGTTCCGCCATCCTGCCGAGGCGGGAGTCCAGGTGGCCGGCCTCCTCGCCCTCCTCACCGGCGCCCCCGCCGCGCCCCGGGACCCCGTCCCGGACCCGGAGCCGGGCGTCCCGGTCGCGCTCGTCCCGGCGGGCGACGCCTTCGGCGACACCGCGTCCCCGGAAACGGACGGCCTCGCACCGGCCAGACCCCCGGCGCCCCCGCTCCCGACGGCCTGAGTACCCGAGCGGCCGGGCGGCCGAGCGGCGGACGGGCCATCCGACGGGCGAGCCCCTCGGCCGCCGCCGGCGGTCATCTCCGTACGCCGAAGGCTCGCTCGCGCACGGCGACAGGCTCAGTCCGAAACCGACCCGACTCCCGGGCCGTCGTGCCGAGTGCGCCACCCCCACACCATGTGTCCCACAAGAACCATGGCGGTGAGGACGGCAAGCACACGAATCACGCTCCATGCGGATCCGGCGCCGGGCCCCGCGGCCGCAACCTCCACATCCAGCCGCACATTCGTCTCAAAAAAGGCGATCAGCGGAACGAGCAGACGGAACGGAAGGCCGGCGATACCGGGGATCCGCGCCAGGTTTCCGAACAGTCCCAGCGGGGCGCCGAAAAGGAAAGCGAGCGATCCCCAGAAGAGGATGTCCGACCAGGTGTCCGCGCCGCTCGATGTGACCGCGACGTCCATCCCGATCGGTTCCAGCGGACTCAGAGCCTTGAGCCCGTAGTAAACGGCCACACCGATGGCCAGTCCCAGGGAGGCGAGCAAGGCCGACTCGGCCTTCGACGGACGGAAACAGCCGACCAGGAAGGCGAAACACGCCCACGACCAGCCACCGGAGAACACGGTGCTCACCGCGTGGAAAACAGGGCTGTCGGATGTGCCCGCGAGAGGGCCGAGTGCACCGATCGCCGCACCCGACCCGGAAATTATCAGTATGGGTGTGATGTGGGCGCGCGAAAGCATCGCTTCACCTTTCCTCGTCGGGCGGATGTCCGCCGAGGGGAGATGGCGAGCGCCCTGTCTTCCTGCGCGGACATCCAGGGCTCTCGCCATCTTAGGCCTGGTGAAAGGCAGTTGTTCCAACCAGTGGCCGGTTTGCGAACCGCGCTCGCCGCCGCTCTCGCCCTCGGTGCCCCCTCCGCCGCCGGCCCCGCCGAGGGCGCAGTCCGCTACGCCGGGGCGCCCGGCGCCGTCTCCGGCAGCTACCTCGTGCTGCTCAGACCCGGCCGCGCGGCCTCCCGTACGGCCGAGGGCCGGACGGTCGTCGAACGTCTCGGCGGGAAGATCCGCCGCACCTTCGACTACGCCCTCAACGGCTACCGGCCGAACTGTCGCCCGCGCGCCTCCTACGGCTACGACGGCGTCGACGATGACATGACCTCCTGGGGCGAACACGGTCACGGCACCCATGTCGCCGGGACGCTCGCCGGTACCACGGCGGGCGTCGCCGAGAAGGCGGAGGTCGTCGCGGTGCGGGTGCTCGACCACGCGGGTTCGCGCACCGTCGAGCAGGTGGTTGCGGGCGTCGACTGGGTCACCCGCAACGCCGTGAAGCCGGCGGTGGCGAACATGAGCCTGGGCGGGGAGGCGGACGACGTCCTGGACTCCGCCGTCCGGGCCTCCGTCGCCTCCGGGCACTCCCCCGCCCGGGTGGAGAGCGCGCTGACGGTCGGCGCGACCGGGGAGGGTGACCGGCGTTCCGACTACTCCAACCACGGCCCGCTCGTGGACCTGTTCGCCCCCCGGCGACTTCATCACCTCGGCCGCGTGGTGCCACCCCGCACGTCGCGGGCGCCGCCGCCCTGCACCTCTCCGGACACCCGACGGCCACCCCGGCCCAGGTCGGCGCGGCGAACGGCGTGTGGCGGCTGCGCGTGTTCGACACCCGCGCCGGGCACACCGGCCGTCTCGACTCCTGGGCGCTGCGCTTCTGAGCCGGCACCGCACGCCCGGCGGGACCGGGTCCGGCCCTTACGGCCCTTACGGCCCTTCCGGCCCTTCCGGCCCTTCCGGGAAGGCCTAACTGACGCGGAATCCAATGGCCTCCGGACGGCGGTGGAACGTGAGCCGGTCCCAGGTCGGGAAGGCCAGATCGGTGACGGCGATCAGCCGGCCGGAGGCGTCGTGGAGCAGGCGGCGTACGGACAGACCGCCGGCGGCGTCCGGGGCCTCGGGCCGGATGGTGCGGGTCATCGTGATGGTCTCGGCGGTCCGGCCCCGGACGGCGGCCCGCTCCAGCCAGCGGTGCAACGGCCGCAGGTCCTCGTCGCGGGCGGCGGCCGACCGGTCGAGGTAGGGCGCCAGTTCCGGGGTCCGGGCGGCGGTGCGCGGGCAGATGTACGTCACGGCGTGGCGGAGCGCCTCACCGCCCGGGCCGTGGACGCGCCGGTGGTGGACCAGGGTGCGCGCGCCGCCGCTCATGCCCAGGAGCGCGGCGAGCGAGGGCGGCACGGTGACCAGGGTGAGCCGGGTCACGGTCCCCCCGGCCCGCGCGCCCGCTCCGGCCGCGTGCGGGGCCGGACCACCCGGGGTCCCGGCCGGGTGCGGGCGGCTCCCCGGAGCGGCCGGCGCCCGCCGCGGCGGCGGCGATGCCGCCGGTACGGCTCGTGCGGCGGGTGCGGCCGGTGCGGCCTGGCTCCCGGCCGCCCGGGTGCCCCGGCGGCCGGTGACGATCAGCCCGTCGGCCCGCAGCTCCTGGAGCGCGGCGCGGACGGTCTGGCGGTTGACCCCGTACCGGGTGGCGAGGCTGCGCTCGGACGGCAGCCGGCCGCCGGAGTCGTGGGCGGAGCGGTGGAGTTCGGCCCGCAGCTCTGCGGCGATCCGCTGGTACTTGGGCATGGCGGCCGGGGCGCCGCCCCGCGACGGGGAGGGCATGGCTTCTCCTCTGACGGGTGGTCAAGGACTGCGCGGTCTGCCCGCCCAACCTAGCATTGGTCTATACCTTTCGGTACGTCGGTTGCCCCGGCCTGCACCACCTTGGCCAAATCCCGCTCCCGGACGCGTCGGCCCCTACCCCCGCAGCGGGTTGGGCAGCGGCAGGTAACGGGCGTCGGCCCCGTCCGCGCGGGTCCACCGCAGCAGCAGGTTCGTCTTGGCCGGGAGCGCGGGGGCGGACAGGAGGTCCGCGATCTCCGGGAGGCCGTGCGCGGCGTCGAAGCGCCGCAGCTCCTCGGCGACGGCCGGCCACAGCTCCGCGGCCCGCTCCGGCCGGTGCTCGGCCAGCGTCGCCGCCACCTCCGCCAGGTGGTTGACGACCAGGCAGTACACGAGCCGCTCCCAGGCCGCCCCGCGCGGCATGTCCGGGGGGAGTTTCACCCCCTCCGCGTCGCGGAAGAGGGCCTGCACCGGCAGGCCGTCGGCGTCGACCGCGACGAGACAGTTCTGCAGGTGGGCCTCCAGCACGATCCCGTGCCGGGCGAACAGGTACAGCACCGGAGGTACGACGTGACGCAGGTACGCCCGCCACCAGCGCACGGGGTCGGCCGCCGCCGCGAGGGGACTTCCCCGGAAGTCCTCGGCGAGCGCGGCGGCCAGCAGCGGGGTCGCCCCCTCGGCCACCCGCGTCCGCAGGCCGTCGCGCACCAGCACGGCGAGCTCCTCGAAGGCGAAGGACGCGGTGCGGTACCCGCGGTCGGCGAGCCAGACCGCTCCGGATCCCGTACGCCCGCGCAGATCGGCGAAAGCGGCCTCGACGGCGGCATCGGTCCGGCACAGTTTCAGCAGGTCGTGGCGCCACAGCCGGCGCACGTCGTTGGTGATCCGCACGTCGAGGCTGAACTTCGCGAACAGGTCGGCGTCCGGACCCGGGGCGTGCACGGTGCGGATCGAGGCGGTGGGCCACACCGGCAGCCGGGTCGGGCCGAGCCGCAGCAGCCGGCCGTCGGCGAAGGCCTCGAGCACCCCGGGCCGTCCGGCGAGCAGTTCGAGCTGCCAGGGGTGGGCGGGCAGGGCCCGGTACCCGGCGGGCGGGCGCGGGCCGTCCAGGATCCCGGCCAGCGCGTCGACCGCGTCGGCGGCGGCCGGTCCGCCCTCCTCGGCCACCTGGTCCTCGCGCAGGCCCAGCATGACGAGCGGGAAGCGGGCGTGGGCCTCGGGGGCGTAGGGGAGCCAGCTCGCGGCGGGCGCGCCGCCGCGGGCCTTGGGGGCGGGGTGGTGCGGATGCCCCATGACCAGGGCCTGTTCGGACCGCAGGTACAGATCCTCCGGGGCGTCGGCGGCGGCCCGCGCGGCCAGCAGCGCGGCGACCGCGGCCCGGCTGTCGGCGATCTCGGAAGGCAGCTCGTCGTTGGAGACGCCGGTGTACTGGCGCAGCTCGTCGGAGGTGAGCTTGACCAGCTCCGCGTGGCTGAGCGATTGCCAGCCGTCCGCCGTGCGCAGGGCCGGGTCGGAGGGCCGGCGTCCGCCGCCCACCCTCAGGATCCGGCCGCTTCCGCGCAGCCGGTGGACGCCCGCGCCCTCGGCGTCGGCCACCTCCCGGAGCAGGCAGTTCAGGAGCGGGGCGGCCGCGCAGGCATCGGCGGCGGTGTTGAGGTCCACTGGTTCCATTCGGTCCATCCGGTGCGCCGCGGTTCCAGGGAGGGGAACCGTCGGCCGTGATCTTCAGTATCCGTGATGATGAAGTGATCATCCGGCAAAACGATACGAAAGGAACGGGACCCTGGACCGCACCGCGCACGTCCCCGACCCCGATCACACCACCCCGGCCCCGGTCGCCACCGGCACCCCGGCGAGCACGGCCGCGACCGGCGGCGAGGAGGCGGTCCGCACCGCGCTGGCCGGCGTACGGCCCTCGCTCGGAGCGGCGTACGAGGCCTCCCTGGACGGCGCGCGGTCGGCCGTGCTCACCCGGCTGTGGCGGGCGCTGGCCTTCGAGCCGCTGCCGTGGGTGGCGCGCCGGGAACGCGGGCCGGACTCCCTCACGCTGCTGCTGGCCGGGGGCGGACGGCTGGAGGGCCCGCCGGCGGACCCGTACGCCACCGGCGACCTCGTCACCGGGCTGCGGCTCGACGGGCGGACCCACCGGCGGGCCGCGGGGCTGGTGGAGGCGCTCGGAGTGCCCCACGGGGCCGCCTTCGCCGCCGAGCTGGACGACAGCACCGCCTCCCTCGCCCTGTCCCGGGCCGGACGGCCACGAGGTCCCGGTGCGGAGCCGCGCACCGGCTGGGAGTGGGAGCAGACGGTGGTCGACGGCCATCCCTACCACCCCAACTGCCGCTCCCGGCCCGGGTTCTCGGTGGCCGAACAGCTGGCGTACGCGCCGGAGCACCGGCCGCTGGTCGGGCTCGGGCTGGTTCCCGTACCGGTCCGGGAGTGCCTGGTCACCGGGGACTGGCCGGACCACCTGCGCGACGGGGACCGGATCCTGGTGCCGGTGCACCCCTGGCAGGCGGAGCACGTCCTGAAGGGCGAGGAGGTCCGGACGGGCGCTCTCCCGGCACATCCGCTGATGGCGCTGCGCACGCTGGCCCCGGCGGCGGGCGGCCCCCATGTGAAGACGGCCCTGAGCACCCGGCTGACCTCCTCCGTCCGGGACATCTCGGAGTACTCCGTCGAGACGGCGGCCGTGGTGTCCGCCTTCGCGCACGCCCTGACGGAGCGGCTCGACGGCCGCCTGCACATCACCCGGACCCTCGGCGCGGCCACCGCGCACAGCCCGGACCTGGCGGCGGTGCTCCGCGAGGCCCCGGAGGCGTACGCGGGGCCCGGCGAGCGGGTGGTGCCGGTGGCGGCGCTGGCCGGCACGGAGCTGTCCCGTTCCGCCGTCTGGCAGGCCGAGTTCGCCCGCCTCGCGGTGTCGGTGTGCCTGAAGGTGCTCGACCTCGGGGTGGCCCTGGAGGCCCACGGCCAGAACCTGCTGCTGGTCATGGGTCCCGACGGGGCACCGCGGCGGCTCGTCTACCGCGACCTCGCCGACATCCGGATCAGCCCGGCCCGGCTGGCCCGGCACGGGCTGGCGGTGCCTCCGCTGTCGGGCCGGCTCGTCACGGACGACGAGACGGTGTTGCGGCGCAAACTGTTCGGCTCCCTGGTGGCCGGGGCCCTGGCCGCCACGGCGGGTTCGTCGGGCGCTCTCGGCGAGGCACTGGCCGGGGCCCTGGACGGTCTGCCGCCCACCCCCGACTCGGAACTGCTGAGGAGCGGGCCGCTGCCCGTGAAGGCACTGACCCTGATGCGGCTGAGTCCGGGGGTGCCGGGCGACCAGTGGGCGGAGCTCCCGAATCCGCTGACCGGCGGCTGACGGGCGGCCGACGGGCGGGGGAACAGGTCCGGTCGGCGGCCCGTCGAAGGCTTCCGGGGGGTGAGACCCGCCCCCGGGCGGGCTACTGTTCAGGGGCATGACAGAGAGCTCGCGCCTGAGTGCCGTTCGGGCGTCCCACGACGCCGTCGCCGTCGACCACGCCCGGCTGTTGACGGGCGTCCTGGAGGCCGCACCCCTGGACCGGGCCATGCTGGGCGCCTTCGCCGAGTGCGTACGCGGTGGGGGCGGCGGGGCCGTCGCGGACCTCGGCTGCGGGCCGGGAGGGATCACGGCCTACCTGAACGGTCTCGGCGTACGGGCGTTCGGCGTCGACCTGTCCCCCGCGATGGTGGCGGTGGCCCGGCGGAGTTATCCGGGGCTTCGGTTCGAGGTGGGCCGGATGGCTTGGCTGGACGTCGCGGAAGGGGCCCTGGGCGGGGTAGTGGCCTGGCATTCCACCGCGCACGTCCCGCCGGGGGAGCTTCCCGCCGTCTTCACGGAGTTCGCCCGGGTACTGGCTCCGGGCGGGTACGCGCTGCTCGCGTTCGAGGCGGGGGACGGGCGGCGGCTGCCGGAGCCCGCCCACGGCCATCCCGTCGACCTCGACGTGTACGGGACCCCGCCCGGCCTGGTCGCCGAGCGGCTGGCGGAGGCGGGACTGACGGAGGTGGCCCGCCTGGTCCGCGAACCGGTCACGAACGAGACCGGCCCCCACGGCTTCGTCCTGGCCCGCAAAACCCCTACCGCCTGACCCGGCGGGGCTGGTGGGGCCGACAGGGCTGGTGGGGCCGATGGGTCCGGCAGGTCGGGCAGGTCC
Protein-coding sequences here:
- a CDS encoding glycine betaine/L-proline ABC transporter ATP-binding protein; protein product: MSTLQAEHVYKVFARRPGDRTAAVRALERGADRDELRADGTTAAVIDASFRVEPGEIFVVMGLSGSGKSTLLRMLNGLLEPTAGRILFDGEDLTGLGAREMRHVRSTRISMVFQHFALFPHRDVLANAAYGLEVQGVPRAERERRAAEALTLCGLGGWEKSWPDELSGGMQQRVGLARALATDADLLLMDESFSALDPLIRRDMQDQLLELQRTLKKTIVFITHDLNEAMRLGDSIAVMRDGRIVQQGTAEDILTRPADDYVASFVQDVDRSRVLTADAVMDEAPDDAPDGADGCTCPTVSADTPLADLCAVSARVPHAVSVTDAEGAVVGSVPQDRLIAFIGDEQRPPMACACAEVAA
- a CDS encoding SigB/SigF/SigG family RNA polymerase sigma factor yields the protein MPVSASTTSSAVPGTRTVEAAALPCPRRTAEAARTAGLPRIDEPREMAPADARELSKVFFRRLRVLEEGTPEYQYVRNTLIEMNASLVQYAVRRFRGRGENGDIEDIVQVGTIGLIKAIDRFDPDRENEFSTLAMPYITGEIKRHFRDTTWAVRVPRRLQELRIDIAKAKEELTVRLDRSPTVADLAAHLDLTDEQVIEGLVAANGHTSGSLDAPQGEHGDGPAEGHTLADVMGEEEPAMELVEDIQTLAPLLERLSERERAMLRMRFGEELTQAQIGAELGISQMQVSRLLTRLLAHLRASMLADPGPEPTHASARTV
- a CDS encoding helix-turn-helix transcriptional regulator encodes the protein MTRRQNWTFLTNHARVLVTIARDPAVRLRDVAVTCALTERTVQTIVADLESDGYLQRVRDGRRNRYEISAGAVFRHPAEAGVQVAGLLALLTGAPAAPRDPVPDPEPGVPVALVPAGDAFGDTASPETDGLAPARPPAPPLPTA
- a CDS encoding GntR family transcriptional regulator, translating into MPSPSRGGAPAAMPKYQRIAAELRAELHRSAHDSGGRLPSERSLATRYGVNRQTVRAALQELRADGLIVTGRRGTRAAGSQAAPAAPAARAVPAASPPPRRAPAAPGSRPHPAGTPGGPAPHAAGAGARAGGTVTRLTLVTVPPSLAALLGMSGGARTLVHHRRVHGPGGEALRHAVTYICPRTAARTPELAPYLDRSAAARDEDLRPLHRWLERAAVRGRTAETITMTRTIRPEAPDAAGGLSVRRLLHDASGRLIAVTDLAFPTWDRLTFHRRPEAIGFRVS
- a CDS encoding IucA/IucC family siderophore biosynthesis protein yields the protein MDRMEPVDLNTAADACAAAPLLNCLLREVADAEGAGVHRLRGSGRILRVGGGRRPSDPALRTADGWQSLSHAELVKLTSDELRQYTGVSNDELPSEIADSRAAVAALLAARAAADAPEDLYLRSEQALVMGHPHHPAPKARGGAPAASWLPYAPEAHARFPLVMLGLREDQVAEEGGPAAADAVDALAGILDGPRPPAGYRALPAHPWQLELLAGRPGVLEAFADGRLLRLGPTRLPVWPTASIRTVHAPGPDADLFAKFSLDVRITNDVRRLWRHDLLKLCRTDAAVEAAFADLRGRTGSGAVWLADRGYRTASFAFEELAVLVRDGLRTRVAEGATPLLAAALAEDFRGSPLAAAADPVRWWRAYLRHVVPPVLYLFARHGIVLEAHLQNCLVAVDADGLPVQALFRDAEGVKLPPDMPRGAAWERLVYCLVVNHLAEVAATLAEHRPERAAELWPAVAEELRRFDAAHGLPEIADLLSAPALPAKTNLLLRWTRADGADARYLPLPNPLRG
- a CDS encoding IucA/IucC family protein, producing MAGVRPSLGAAYEASLDGARSAVLTRLWRALAFEPLPWVARRERGPDSLTLLLAGGGRLEGPPADPYATGDLVTGLRLDGRTHRRAAGLVEALGVPHGAAFAAELDDSTASLALSRAGRPRGPGAEPRTGWEWEQTVVDGHPYHPNCRSRPGFSVAEQLAYAPEHRPLVGLGLVPVPVRECLVTGDWPDHLRDGDRILVPVHPWQAEHVLKGEEVRTGALPAHPLMALRTLAPAAGGPHVKTALSTRLTSSVRDISEYSVETAAVVSAFAHALTERLDGRLHITRTLGAATAHSPDLAAVLREAPEAYAGPGERVVPVAALAGTELSRSAVWQAEFARLAVSVCLKVLDLGVALEAHGQNLLLVMGPDGAPRRLVYRDLADIRISPARLARHGLAVPPLSGRLVTDDETVLRRKLFGSLVAGALAATAGSSGALGEALAGALDGLPPTPDSELLRSGPLPVKALTLMRLSPGVPGDQWAELPNPLTGG
- a CDS encoding class I SAM-dependent methyltransferase; the protein is MTESSRLSAVRASHDAVAVDHARLLTGVLEAAPLDRAMLGAFAECVRGGGGGAVADLGCGPGGITAYLNGLGVRAFGVDLSPAMVAVARRSYPGLRFEVGRMAWLDVAEGALGGVVAWHSTAHVPPGELPAVFTEFARVLAPGGYALLAFEAGDGRRLPEPAHGHPVDLDVYGTPPGLVAERLAEAGLTEVARLVREPVTNETGPHGFVLARKTPTA